Proteins encoded by one window of bacterium:
- a CDS encoding twin-arginine translocation signal domain-containing protein translates to MSIEKINRREFLGEALTAGLAAGLAATPLFSNTRADKTKSALIVWGGWMGHEPDKCAAIFAPWLKEQGFQVTVSDTLDSYTDPEFMASLSLIVPIWTMGKISKEQEKGLLAAVAGGVGIAGHHGGMCDSFRENTDYQFMCGGQWVAHPGGVIDYEVNIKDPRDPVTRGLKDFKMHSEQYYMHVDPSNKVLATTRFSGEHAFWIEGTVMPVVWKRMYGKGRVFYSSLGHVAKDFDVPEALEISKRGMLWAAGLG, encoded by the coding sequence ATGTCAATCGAAAAAATAAATCGAAGAGAATTCCTCGGTGAAGCGTTGACCGCCGGCCTGGCGGCTGGTTTGGCGGCAACCCCGCTTTTCAGCAATACCCGCGCAGACAAAACGAAATCTGCTCTGATCGTATGGGGCGGATGGATGGGCCATGAGCCGGACAAATGCGCAGCCATCTTTGCCCCGTGGTTGAAAGAGCAGGGATTTCAGGTTACGGTTTCCGACACGCTGGATTCCTACACCGACCCAGAGTTCATGGCCTCTTTATCGCTCATTGTGCCGATCTGGACTATGGGCAAGATCAGTAAAGAGCAGGAGAAGGGGTTGCTGGCCGCAGTAGCCGGCGGGGTCGGCATCGCCGGCCATCACGGCGGCATGTGCGACTCGTTTCGCGAGAACACCGACTATCAGTTCATGTGCGGCGGGCAGTGGGTGGCTCATCCCGGCGGCGTGATCGATTACGAGGTGAACATCAAAGACCCTCGCGATCCGGTGACCAGAGGATTGAAAGATTTTAAAATGCATTCCGAGCAGTATTACATGCATGTGGATCCATCGAACAAGGTGCTGGCCACCACCCGATTCAGCGGCGAACACGCCTTCTGGATAGAGGGCACGGTGATGCCGGTGGTCTGGAAGCGCATGTACGGCAAAGGCCGCGTGTTCTACAGCTCGCTGGGACATGTGGCCAAAGATTTCGATGTGCCGGAAGCGTTGGAGATTTCCAAGCGGGGTATGTTATGGGCCGCGGGCCTGGGATGA